The genomic region TGCGGTCAAAGTCAGTTCGAGATTGCGAATGCAATCGGCATCTCGCATGGCATTCTTTCGCGCTTCATGCGCAAAGAGCGCTCGATGAACTTGGAGACTGCCGAGAAGCTGTGCGCCTACTTGGGACTGGAGCTGCGCGAAGTCGGGAAGCGCGCACGGAAGTAGTTCGTTCGCCCCGCCGTGCATGTATTGAGCAGTTGCTTGACTGTTATTTGCGTGCTATTTAGGCCTTTTTTCGTAGGCTTTAGCGGTGCTCGTTCAATTGCGATCTGAGTGGCGAAGACGTTGACAGCGCGTGATGCGTCGAGGCACCCGGTGTAGGCCCCCCAATTCGCGTTGCTGTCAGTCGTATATACCAGTCCGGAATTTTTTTGGATTTCAGGAATCGACGTACAGGCCTGCCGTCGGTCGCGTCGCATTCGCGCGCTAGTACACGAACGCTCGCCAACGTTGCTGT from Planctomycetia bacterium harbors:
- a CDS encoding helix-turn-helix transcriptional regulator — protein: MQTLSTVLRAAIRDCGQSQFEIANAIGISHGILSRFMRKERSMNLETAEKLCAYLGLELREVGKRARK